In the genome of Brachypodium distachyon strain Bd21 chromosome 3, Brachypodium_distachyon_v3.0, whole genome shotgun sequence, the window AAACTTTATTAAAATTCCATAATTGTTACAGATACACTGCTTTGGATCATAGACCCAAGAGATAACAAAGCAACTCTTGTGACTAAAAATTACCATAAAATCTCTggaagatattttttttgagatggTAAATTGTgtcttttgtttgtattttttttttgagtggaGTGTCTTTTGTTTGTAGAGAAAAATCTTCTCCGGCCCAATGGGCAGGCAAGACTTGTTTAGATGGGCCACCCAGGCTTCTCTAACGTGTTTCCCCCTTTCtctcatttatttcttttccGCTATCGTTCCCCGCGACGTGAGCTCCAAGATGAACCCCCAGCACCGGCGAAAGgcggcgccgcgccgtcgtctcGCAGCCACACGGAACGGATATCCAGATGCGGCGGTGAACGCTACTTCCACTGTCAGGTGATCACCGCGCTCGCCTCCTGTTCGTTACTCTTCACTCTGCGAGTGCGCGGTGGCTGCATTTCAGTTTGCTCGTCGCGCAGCGGGTCGGTGCCGCGGGAGCGAttctctgccgccgccgcccgccgctgacGAGCGCTTTGATTCGGCGATAAGCTTTCTCTAGGCACGGAACCACCAGGCGGTATCTCAAGGATTTCGTTAGCCGGATTTAGGCTCTCATGGCGGCATTCAGAAATGCCATAGCATAATTGGGTTGTATTGGTCTCAGTATGGTGGGATTGTGCAGGCATACCCATGATGATAGGGTCTATCTCTATCATACATATCAAATCTGTGGTTACTACTTTAGAGTTGAAGAGATCAGCGCAGACTTCTTGTTGGATTGGGCCTTAGCATCCGGTGGTAATTTTGGTGTTCTAACTATCCCTAATGCgagttttattttcatttcgGGCTGATGTTTActaagcattttttttttcatttcactGTTTCGATCATTGAATTGGAAAACTTCACTTGTTATGAAATTATGATTAGTATATACTCCCTcagatccataaaaaatgccgctcattttgtactaagttagtacaaattttgtacaagtggacgacactttttatggatcagagggagtatatattttcCCCAGCCTGTATTTTTGATTCGGCACTTTTGTTTCTGTCATGGTGCCCCTCAATTAGCCGGCATATTTACGGTTTGTTGCTGTTCTTATTGTGCACAATTCACAAGGGAAATGCTTAGATTGATGGACCAGGCGACTACGCACAATTTTTTCTCATGGACATGGGACACATAATTTGGGAAAAGGGAAAATCCAGATGAATTACAATAGTTCCGCAATATTGGTGTCACAAGCTGtacaaaaaaagaacactAATGAGACCAGTGAGAACAAAAGTAGTAGATGTTGCAAAAACTATACATCTACTCTGTGTGCTGTAGTATAATTTCCTATTTACATCATATTCTGACTGAATTTTGCTTCTGAAGATTACCATCTCTGCTACTCAGGGCAGATACTACCTCCTGGATAGCTGGCCTCAAACTAGGATTACGGTTGACACACCGGCAAGCAACTTCAAGCACCTTCAGCATCTGTTCTTCATGTCCTGCGCCTTGAAGTGTTGGATCCAGGACTTCAATGTGCTTTTCTTTGGATATCATCTCCTGTACCCACTGGACAAGTTCTTTTGACCTAGGACAGATTTGAACAGGCCGCCTCCCCGTTAGCAACTCAAGCAGGACCACTCCAAAACTGTACATATCACCTCTCAGTGTAGCCACCCATCCTTGCCCATACTCAGGGGGGATGTAACCGAGAGTGCCAACCAACTCAGTCGTGACATGTGTTTTGTTGTGAAAGATCAATCTGGATAGCCCAAAGTCTGCAATATAAGCTTTGAATTCTTTGTCTAGTAGGATGTTGCTGGACTTGATGTCGCGGTGAACAATGTGAGGCTTACATACATCGTGGATGTAAGATAGACCCCGGCTTGCTCCTTGTGCAATCTTCAGCCGTGTCGGCCAGTCAAGAAATGAGCCGCCATCATCGTCCCTGTTGTGAAGCCAATCGTCCAGGCTGCCATTCTCCATGTAGGAGTATATCAGGAGCCTTGTATCTCCCTGTATGCAGTAACCCCAGAGTGGTACAAGATTGTCATGCTGTGCCATGGAGAGTGCATCAACCTCTGCACTAAACTCCCTTGCCATCAGACACATTTCACTGTTGAGCTTTTTGATAGCGACCTTTGAGCCATCAGGTAGCTCCGCCTTGTAGACTAGGCCATAGCCTCCACAACCAATGATATGCTCCTTGTCAAAGTTCTTTGTAGCCTTCAGGAGATCGGTGACTGTGAGTTTGTTTTGTTCTCCCTTTCCTCGCTGAACAATCACCATGGAGTATTCTGAATTGAAGTTGGAAGATGTTGCTTCTATATCATCATTGTTGCTGCTTCTCTTTTTACCCCTGAGCGACACAAGGAGGCGAGCTAGCAAGAAAATGATGGCCACCCCTCCAAAAAATACACCAAATGCAAGTGCAAAGACACTATTCTTTGTATGCCGTTTCTGGATGATTGAAGGTGTTCCAGCTGAACTGCAATTGTTTAAAAGCACATGACCACACAATTTTGGGTTGCCATCAAAGCTGGAACTCGTAAATGTGCTAAGTTGGCCTACAGTTGGAATAGGCCCTTCTAGGTCATTGTTGGAAATGTTGAATTTGGAAAGGAAGTGCAGATTGTTCAGTGCTGCTGGAATTGTACCAGTCAGATGATTACCAGACAAATCTAGCACCTGCAGGTTCGTGAGGTTGCTGATTGGTTCGGGGATCTCTCCAGATAATGTATTGGAGCTCAAGTTGAGGGAAATGAGTGCTTTCAACTGACCGATCTTCTCAGGTATCAGACCAGTGAAGTTATTCATGCATAGATTCAGTATTTTAGGAAAAGCACTGGGCATGAGGTATTGCATAAATGGACTCTTATTATAAACAGGAAGCTCAAAGACCTTTGGTGCAGTCTTGTCTGATTTTAGCATTGGCATATCCATTAAGGCACTTGGAATTTCCCCTGTAAGGCTGTTGTTTGATATGTCTAGATAGAATAGGAAGTTTAGGCTGCTGATCCAGTCAGGTATTGGTCCAGTGAGTTGATTGTCGTCTAAAAATAACATCTCCAAATTTGTGAGCTTTGATAACCAATGAGGTATTTTTCCAGACAATGAACAATCATTTATAGCAAGAACCTGGAGATTCTCAAAACCGTCAGTGCTGATTTCCTCTGGCATGGCCTCATGCATGAAGTTGAACCCAATAAGAAGGGTGGTGAGGCTCCTGGAACTCCTAAGGATCTGAAGTGTTCTTGTGATATTTGTAAGAGAGCTGTTAACAATTGATAGGAAGGAGAGGGACTTCAGATTGCCTATGCTTTCGGACAACTGGCCGTGGAAATTATTGGAAGATAGTCGCAGCGCTCTCAGGTTCCTGCATGTGTAGATACTTTCTGGAATTGTCCCATTGAAGTTATTGTACAGAAGATCTAAATTCTTTAGACTGGGCAGGCTTGAGAAGTTGACCTTGGTAAGTTCTCCACTGAAGTGGTTGCTCTTGAGGTCAATTGTTATGAGACTTGTGCAGTTACTAAGAGATGATGGCAGCTCCCCTGACATGTTGTTGTGTTCCAAATGCAGCTCCTCCAATCTCTTCAGCTCACCTATAGCATCTGGAATACTACCACTAAGATCATTCCCCCCAAGATCAAGTGTGACCAGATTTGTCAGCCTGATGATGCCATTGAGTGCTCCTTCTAACAAATTGCCAGGTAAAGACAGGTGCTCTAATGAGGTAACTTTGAAGAGCTCATCTGGAAGAGTCCCAGTCAGATTGTTGGACCCAGCGCTGAGCACTTTCAGCACGGAACAATTACTGAGGCCTGTAGGGACATTTCCACTGAATTCGTTAAAACTGATTTCAAGCACAGCAAAAGATGGAGCGCTAACACATGGTATAGTCGGTATCTGCCCAGTAAAACTGTTTGTGCTGGCATTGAGTGCAACCAGGCTCTTCATCACCTCCCATATAGTGGATGGAAACCTTCCTGTAAACAAGTTGCTCGAGATGTTCAGTAcctgcagaggccggggaggCGTTGAATATGGCAGCTCTCTCAGACCTCCTGTCAGGTGGTTAAAACTGACATCAAGGACAGTGATGCTGCTGGATGACACCAATTCCAGTGGCAAGCCACCGGACAGCAAATTGTGGGACAGGTTGAGGCGCGACAGGCCGGTGAGATTGCCAAGGAACGGAGAGATGGATCCCTCGAGGCCTCGAGAAGCCAGCGAGACATCAGTGACCGTCCCGTTGAGGCCGCAGATGATCCCTTCCCATGTGCAGCAATCTGTTCCGTTGCGTCGCCATGACACTGTAAGGCTGCCGTCCTGCGATAGCTCAGCAAGGAACTGGAGAAGCGAGCTCTTCTCCTGCTCCGTGCAGGAGCTGGTCGGAGAGGGCAAGGAGATCAGTAGAACAACAGCCAAGCCGATGAAAGCCACAGGAAATCTGCTCCAGTATGAACAATGGTGTGTCTGCATGATTTTCTCAAGAAGCTAGCAAGGGAACCGATTGGCTGGTGAAGAAAGAGGACCAGAGGGAATGGAACAACCAGCCAGCTCATGCATCCGTTTTGTTTGATCTTTTCAGGTCGTGCCCAAGAAACTAAAAAAATGGGGTCAAGAATTGGCTGCTATTTCCTATCCGCTAACATCATTTCCCATGTTCACACAATGACATTTTCGCCTTGGTGCCTGCTAGTCTATTGGTAAGAAGTTGactttttgcatgcatggattgGTGTGTTAATAATAATAACTTAGCAGTCATCCGTGGTTAACTCCTTGATGATCCGTTACCACATGCATTTGATTTACTTGGTCTgactgactttttttttagattcaATCTCTGACTGACATCACCTCTCTTATAACCCACTTAACTATATCTTGGGCTCTTTGTCTTATTCAGTGACGAACCCGAATAGAAAAATTCACCTCTTGATGAACCACTTTTTCGGTGATGTGTTCTCGCGAGAAGATCCAACTATTTACAGTCCGCAAGGCATTATCATCAACATCCAGAGGTACTGCTACTGCATAATTCGACGCCATTGTAGATGTCGCGGCGAACTACGTGTCCATGATCTGTAGAGGAGCAAGTGGAAGGGCAATATGTGAACATGATTTGAAGGAGAAAGAGCAAGTGGAGGGGGCAAGACGCCGTGACACAGATTAATGGAGAGGTTGCCGTTAAATATTTATATGCCtcctttgcatttttttttgtgtgccaAAATGgattcttttttgttgttgttgacagTATTAAAATGGATGCTTGTTGCTGTAGCCATCATCAGTCAGCGGTCAGTACGGCTGGCTGATACCATACGATTTTCTGTGCAAGTGGTCAGGCACTCAAAATTGCACGGCTTGCAAGATTTTCAGAAAACCAGAGTCGCAGTTGCTTACTTTCTTTACTAATAACTCTGCAAATGGCCGAATCAGTGCTCTTCTACAAATGACAGCTATTAGCATGGCAAGTCGTTATTGGGTCGGCCAGTTGTCAAATGTCAACTTGACCGACTCCACGCGGCTTGATCTATACAgtatactcccttcgtctcATAATACGAGACACGCACGCATCCTTAAATTGCTAATTTAgttaactaaatataaattaaataattaaatcattagaaagttctttcgataacgaatctaatggtatatttttgttaaaaatatacatatttaactaatcaaattgatgatttaggagtgcgtgcgtgcctcatattatgggacagagggagtacaagggCTGCCGTGAGTTGTAGTATGAAAAAAAGGACTGCTCTGATGGAGAGCGTATCTGGTGCACCAGTGCTGTGTTTTGAGTTCACATTTGGAACTTTTATAGCATGGTGCACATAGGAGTACGTTGTATCTATGTTTTACAGACAGAATTTTACAAGACTTTCAAAGAGGATTTGCGGAGATTGGATGCATAGATGGGCAATTTGTCCAAAGTACAACTTACCATCGATTAGATGCTATCTCGCGGTTGGCGGTTGACCGTTAGAAACTTTTCACGTGGAATACTACGGGGGTATAGAATTCCACGGGAGGGTTTGGATCCAGTTGAGCTTTGAATCCTTTTGAAACCTtgaactttctttttcttttttttgcgggtagaAACCTTGAACTTTCAACAGGGAGGATTTGGCGGCTCCTTTCAACTCGCACGGATTTTGAGAGACGGAGAACAATCCCTCGCATTGAAGAATGCTCGTTTTCAACGTGCAATTCCAACCATCAGTTTGAATTTGGAACTTCCCACTCGTAgctttcttaaaaaaaacgaaGACTTgtgtactccgtactaaaaaaaaagaacgaaGACTTTTCTTTTTACAAAAGAAAACGATTTGGTAAAAAGAAAGGCCATTGGgctgtggcctgtgggccTGTGGCGAGGCCACTGAACGTCGCCACCGGGCCAGCCTTGTTTCTGACAAACGGAGCCACTGGGCAACCTCGAGATGGACAgtccccctaaaaaaaaacctcgaGATGAACACCGGAGCCGGCGGCGAACGGCGGCTACCGCCATCTCTTCCGTCAACCGAGCAGCCACGCAGAGAGCGAAGGTCAGCGATAACTTCACCGTGACCTCTGTTCGTGACCCCTGCTTTGTAGATGCTGATTGCGCGGTGTGGCGTGGTCGATTTGTGGTTTTCGATGCTGCCCCTCCGTGATTATCTATCGCGGTTTCCTCAATTGCTCAGGGATTAACCCAAACCATGctctcaaattttgtactagaACAGAAGGAATAGAAACGAACTCTTATGTAGGCTCCGATTCAGTAAAACGCCATTGGGCTGTTGGGCATGGTCATATTGTTgacctaattttttttaacggaCCTGGGTCAACTATGAACCCTAACATTTGCTGACAATTTTTACATTGATGATGTGAAGTTTGTGGCCTGGGTTCCCTCTCAATAGTTTTCAGTATTTGGTGACAATTGGGTATTTAAGAAGCATGTATCCTGCTCTTTACATTGATGATGTGAAGTTTGTGGCGTGGCAGCATTCATGTATATTCTTGTATTCTTGTCTAGTATTGAGTTCATTGTAATTCTGTAAAAGGCCAATTTGCTCACTCAATTGAATCCTGACAATATGGAGGTTTTGTGCTTCGATTCTCTCCTTTTATGTGGAATTCTTAAGGAGCATGCTGAAGATGAACTGGGTAACTGCTCATAATCAGTACGCTCGATTACCATGAAATAGAATAGTTTGAGAAAAGGGAAAGATGAGAATGAACTACAAATTTTTAACCTGTTAGAAGCtttgaaaagaaagaactatAGGGCTAATCAGTAGTAGTTATATGGAAGCTATATCTGCTAGTGCACTGGACTACAAGATAATCATGTCTAACAGCATTCTGTCTTAACTGAATTTTGCACCTGCAGTTTGGCTGTCGATACTATCCAGGAAGGAGACTACTTCCTGTATGGTTGGCCTCATGCAAGGATTACGGTTCACACACTTGCAAGCAGCTTCAAGCACCTTCATCATCTGCTCGTCATAGCCTGTGCCTTGGAGTGTAGGATCCAGGACCTCAAGCTGTTTCCCTTCTGATTTCATCTCCTGCACCCAATTGACGAGTTCTTTTGATGAAGACAAGACCAGGACAGGCCGTCTTCCCGTGAGCAGCTCAAGCAGGACCATGCCAAAACTGTACATATCACCTCTCAATGTAGCAACCCATCCTTGCCCATACTCAGGCGGGATGTACCCCAGAGTACCAACTAGCTCAGTTGTGACATGAGTCTTACTGTCAATCAATCTGGAGAGCCCAAAATCTGCAACATAAGCCTTGAATTCTTTGTCAAGAAGGATGTTACTGGATTTGATGTCACGGTGGACAATGTGAGGCTTGCAGACATCATGGATATAAGAAAGTCCTCGGCTCGCTCCTTGTGCGATCTTGAGCCTTGTCGGCCAGTCAAGAAATGAACTGGCATCACCATCCATGTTGTGAAGCCAATCGTCCAGGCTGCCATTCTCCATGTAAGGATACATAAGGAACCTCGATTCTCCTTGTATGCCGTAACCCCAGAGTGGTACGAGGTTGTCATGCTGTGCCATTGAGAGTGCTTCAACCTCTGCCGTGAATTCCCTGTCCATCAGGCACATTTCATCATGAAGCTTCTTGATGGCCAGCTTGGAGCCATCCGGTAGATCAGCCTTGTAGACGAGCCCATAGCCTCCACACCCAATGATGTTCTCCTGGTGAAAGTTGTTTGTAGCCTTCACTATGTCAGCAAACTTGAGGttgttttcttctcccttGCCTCGTGGCACTATGACTAATGATTGTTCTGAACCAGTTTCGAACGAAGTTGCTTCCACATCTCCATTTCTGCTGTTCCCGTTTCTGGTTTTGAGAGTACCACGGTTGATTGAGACAAGGAGACACCCCAGCAGGAAAAACACTAAAGTTCCTCCGAAGAACACACCAAATGTAATTGCTAAAATGGATTTCTTGTTTCCGTGTTTTCTGGATCTTGATGGTTGTTCTACTGAACGGCAACTTCGGTTTAGAATAGGGCCACACAACTTCAGATTCCCTTCAAAGCTAGAATTTGGGAATGTACTAAACTGGACTCCATCTGGAATTGGTCCTTCGAGGTCATTGTGTGAAATGTTGAATGCAGAAAGGAAGTGCAGGTTCTTCAGTGCTGATGGGATTGAACCTGTGAGGTGGTTGTTAGACAAGTCCAGAACCCGCAGATTCGTCAGGTTGCAGAGCTGCTGTGGTATCTCTCCTGATAGGCTATTGGAACTGAAGTTCAGTATAACGAGCGACTTCAACTGACCAATCTCCTCAGGGATCAAACCTGTGAAGTTATTATTACCTAGATTCAGCACTTTAGGGAAAGCACTGGTTATCCGGTATTGAAGCGACGGAGATGTATAAACAGGTAGCTCAAAGATTCTTGGGTCCAGATGGGGTGCTGTCTTCTCAGTCTTTAGCATGGGCATCTCCATTAAGGCTGTTGGAATCGCCCCTGTAAGGTTATTCTCTGATATGTCCAGATGGAAAAGTACATTTAGGCTTTTAATCCAGTCTGGTATTGGTCCACTGAGTTGGTTCtttggcaaaaacaacatcTGCAACTTTGTCAGCTTCGATAGCCAAAGGGGTATTTTTCCAGACAATGAGCAATCACCTATGGAAAGAACCTGAAGATTCTGAAAACCATCTATTACTTCATCTTCTGGCATGGCTTCACCCTTGAAGTTGGTCCCCCCAATAAGCAGGGACGTGAGTTTCCTAGAGTTCTTGAGTATCCGGAGCGTATTTGTGATATTTGTAAAATTGTTGGAGCCAAGTGATAGGAAAGTAAGGGATTTCAATTCGCCTATTCTTGGCGAAAGCTGTCCATGTAACTTGTTGCCAGACACCCGTAGTGCTGTCAGCTTGCTGCAGGAGTATATACTTTCTGGAATTGTGCCGGTGAAGTTGTTATAAAGAAGATCTAAATTCTTCATATTGGGCAGGTTTGAGAAGTTGACCTTGGTAAGTTCACCACTGAAGTTGTTGCCCTTCAGGTCAACTGTTATGAGACTTGTGCAGTTACTGAGAGCTGATGGCAGCTCCCCTGACATATTGTTGTGGTTCAAATGGAGCTCCTCTAGTCTCTTGAGCTGACCTATGGAGTCTGGAATCGTGCCATTTAGCCTATTCCCTCCAAGATCAAGGATAGACAGATTTCTGAGCCTGATTATTTGTGCGCCATCGAGCATTCCATGTAAACGATTGTCAGGAAATGACAGGTACTCCAATGAGGAAGCATTGAAGAGTTCATCTGGGAGAGTCCCGTTGAGCTTGTTGTGACCAGCCTTGAGCACACTGAGCATGGAACAATTACCAAGTCCAGGGGGGATGCTGCCTGTAAAGTGATTGTAGCAGAGCTCAAGCACAGAGAGGGATGGTGAGCTGCTGCAGAAATGAGTCGGTATCTGTCCAGtgaagctgttgttgctgGTGTTCAGTGTGACCAGATTGTTCATCACGTCCCACGTCGTGGAGGATGGAAACCGTCCTGTGAACAAGTTGCTCGAGATGTTCAGTACCTGCAGGGGCTGGGCAGGGGTTGAAGATGGCAGCTCTTGCATTTCTCCGGTGAGGCGGTTGAAGCTGACATCGAGGACGATGATGCTATCAGACGACAGCAACTCCAACGGCAGGCCACCGGACAGCGAGTTGTGGGACAGGTTGAGGCGTAGCAGGCTGGCGAGGTTGCCCAGCGCCAGGGATACAGGCCCCTCAAGGCCCTTCGAAGCCAGAGAGACGTCGGTGACTATCCCGTCCTTGTTGCAGGTGATTCCTTCCCATGCGCAGCACTCCGTTTCGTTTCTCTTCCACGATGACGCGAGGCCACCATTCCGTGACAGCCCAGCGAGGAATTGCAGGAGGGAGCCATTCTCCTGCTCTGTGCAAGAACTGGCGATAAAGGCCATGGAGAGCAGTAGGAGCAGCACAAGAGCGAGGCCATGGAAAGGTATAGGGAATCCATTGCTGTACTTCGTCTTGCATGAGAAATggagctgctgcttctgcatGATTCCCTAATCAAAGTTTTAGCACGAAAAACAGATGCTTAAACTTGATTCTGATCGACCCTAATCAGGAAAgagcacgaggaggaggaaggaggattTGGCTCTCCATTGGGCAATTTCTCGCGACCGGCCGTGATGGCTACAAAAGAGAAGGGGGATTGGGTCAAGGACTAGAGGGCGTGGGCACACATCCACACTGATGTTCTTGCACAATGGCCTCAGACCTCAGCAGCTTCCTGGTTCACACCCATCACGTTTCGGTTCTGGCTGCCAGCAATAATCAATTGAAAAGCCCAAACCCTCTTGCACAAAACTAATTGCTGCTTTTGGTAGCCACCCTTGATTATGTGATTATTGAATTGGTAATGGTACATGATGTAATTGTTTAATTACATTATGATCTGATAGGTACGATAGGATACGATATGAAATGGAGAACTTTCACCAAGTTGACCAATATTAGTCTTTTCTTATGGCAGGTGCTAGTGTGTAACTGGTCTGTGACTGAGTGGTGGCCATTTCTGGTGTTCTTTCTACTTTCTGGTGTGTTCTCTTGGTAGTTATTCTATAGGATTTAATTAGCTACTGGCGGTCAATTTTGCCATGTTTATTCCAGGCC includes:
- the LOC100830520 gene encoding tyrosine-sulfated glycopeptide receptor 1-like, translating into MQTHHCSYWSRFPVAFIGLAVVLLISLPSPTSSCTEQEKSSLLQFLAELSQDGSLTVSWRRNGTDCCTWEGIICGLNGTVTDVSLASRGLEGSISPFLGNLTGLSRLNLSHNLLSGGLPLELVSSSSITVLDVSFNHLTGGLRELPYSTPPRPLQVLNISSNLFTGRFPSTIWEVMKSLVALNASTNSFTGQIPTIPCVSAPSFAVLEISFNEFSGNVPTGLSNCSVLKVLSAGSNNLTGTLPDELFKVTSLEHLSLPGNLLEGALNGIIRLTNLVTLDLGGNDLSGSIPDAIGELKRLEELHLEHNNMSGELPSSLSNCTSLITIDLKSNHFSGELTKVNFSSLPSLKNLDLLYNNFNGTIPESIYTCRNLRALRLSSNNFHGQLSESIGNLKSLSFLSIVNSSLTNITRTLQILRSSRSLTTLLIGFNFMHEAMPEEISTDGFENLQVLAINDCSLSGKIPHWLSKLTNLEMLFLDDNQLTGPIPDWISSLNFLFYLDISNNSLTGEIPSALMDMPMLKSDKTAPKVFELPVYNKSPFMQYLMPSAFPKILNLCMNNFTGLIPEKIGQLKALISLNLSSNTLSGEIPEPISNLTNLQVLDLSGNHLTGTIPAALNNLHFLSKFNISNNDLEGPIPTVGQLSTFTSSSFDGNPKLCGHVLLNNCSSAGTPSIIQKRHTKNSVFALAFGVFFGGVAIIFLLARLLVSLRGKKRSSNNDDIEATSSNFNSEYSMVIVQRGKGEQNKLTVTDLLKATKNFDKEHIIGCGGYGLVYKAELPDGSKVAIKKLNSEMCLMAREFSAEVDALSMAQHDNLVPLWGYCIQGDTRLLIYSYMENGSLDDWLHNRDDDGGSFLDWPTRLKIAQGASRGLSYIHDVCKPHIVHRDIKSSNILLDKEFKAYIADFGLSRLIFHNKTHVTTELVGTLGYIPPEYGQGWVATLRGDMYSFGVVLLELLTGRRPVQICPRSKELVQWVQEMISKEKHIEVLDPTLQGAGHEEQMLKVLEVACRCVNRNPSLRPAIQEVVSALSSRDGNLQKQNSVRI
- the LOC112268550 gene encoding tyrosine-sulfated glycopeptide receptor 1-like, with product MQKQQLHFSCKTKYSNGFPIPFHGLALVLLLLLSMAFIASSCTEQENGSLLQFLAGLSRNGGLASSWKRNETECCAWEGITCNKDGIVTDVSLASKGLEGPVSLALGNLASLLRLNLSHNSLSGGLPLELLSSDSIIVLDVSFNRLTGEMQELPSSTPAQPLQVLNISSNLFTGRFPSSTTWDVMNNLVTLNTSNNSFTGQIPTHFCSSSPSLSVLELCYNHFTGSIPPGLGNCSMLSVLKAGHNKLNGTLPDELFNASSLEYLSFPDNRLHGMLDGAQIIRLRNLSILDLGGNRLNGTIPDSIGQLKRLEELHLNHNNMSGELPSALSNCTSLITVDLKGNNFSGELTKVNFSNLPNMKNLDLLYNNFTGTIPESIYSCSKLTALRVSGNKLHGQLSPRIGELKSLTFLSLGSNNFTNITNTLRILKNSRKLTSLLIGGTNFKGEAMPEDEVIDGFQNLQVLSIGDCSLSGKIPLWLSKLTKLQMLFLPKNQLSGPIPDWIKSLNVLFHLDISENNLTGAIPTALMEMPMLKTEKTAPHLDPRIFELPVYTSPSLQYRITSAFPKVLNLGNNNFTGLIPEEIGQLKSLVILNFSSNSLSGEIPQQLCNLTNLRVLDLSNNHLTGSIPSALKNLHFLSAFNISHNDLEGPIPDGVQFSTFPNSSFEGNLKLCGPILNRSCRSVEQPSRSRKHGNKKSILAITFGVFFGGTLVFFLLGCLLVSINRGTLKTRNGNSRNGDVEATSFETGSEQSLVIVPRGKGEENNLKFADIVKATNNFHQENIIGCGGYGLVYKADLPDGSKLAIKKLHDEMCLMDREFTAEVEALSMAQHDNLVPLWGYGIQGESRFLMYPYMENGSLDDWLHNMDGDASSFLDWPTRLKIAQGASRGLSYIHDVCKPHIVHRDIKSSNILLDKEFKAYVADFGLSRLIDSKTHVTTELVGTLGYIPPEYGQGWVATLRGDMYSFGMVLLELLTGRRPVLVLSSSKELVNWVQEMKSEGKQLEVLDPTLQGTGYDEQMMKVLEAACKCVNRNPCMRPTIQEVVSFLDSIDSQTSLSAWLLG